The following are encoded in a window of Fusobacterium simiae genomic DNA:
- the rsxE gene encoding electron transport complex subunit RsxE, with amino-acid sequence MKKLGVLTAGIFKENPVFVLMLGLCPTLGVTSSAINGFSMGLAVIAVLACSNGLISLFKKFIPDEVRIPAFIMIIASLVTIVDMIMNAYTPDLYKVLGLFIPLIVVNCIVLGRAESFASKNGVIDSILDGIGSGIGFTLSLTFLGAVREILGNGSVFGISLVPANFTPALIFILAPGGFITIGIIMACINIKKERDAKKKKVTKK; translated from the coding sequence ATGAAAAAATTAGGAGTACTTACAGCTGGAATATTTAAAGAAAATCCAGTGTTTGTTTTGATGTTAGGACTTTGTCCTACACTTGGTGTTACAAGTAGTGCAATAAATGGTTTTTCGATGGGACTTGCAGTTATAGCGGTTCTTGCTTGTTCAAATGGGTTAATCTCACTTTTTAAGAAATTTATACCAGATGAAGTAAGAATACCAGCATTTATAATGATAATAGCTTCTCTTGTTACAATAGTTGATATGATTATGAATGCTTATACACCTGATCTATATAAGGTATTGGGATTGTTTATACCTTTAATAGTTGTTAACTGTATAGTTCTTGGAAGAGCAGAAAGTTTTGCCTCTAAGAATGGAGTGATAGATTCTATACTTGATGGTATTGGGTCTGGAATAGGTTTCACTTTATCTTTAACTTTTTTAGGAGCAGTAAGAGAAATTTTAGGAAATGGCTCAGTATTTGGAATTTCATTAGTTCCTGCTAACTTTACACCTGCTTTAATATTTATATTAGCGCCTGGTGGGTTTATTACAATAGGAATAATTATGGCTTGTATAAATATAAAAAAAGAAAGAGATGCAAAGAAAAAGAAGGTGACTAAAAAATGA
- a CDS encoding RnfABCDGE type electron transport complex subunit G, translating to MENRYIHFGIVLGLIAAISAGLLGGVNDFTSKVIAENTKKIVNAARIEVLPEASDFKEDEAKEVEGIQYIPGFNDAGEIVGYVASVTEPGYGGDINFVVGINNDAKVTGLNVVTSSETPGLGAKINGKEWQEHWIGKDATYEFNKSVDAFAGATISPRAVYTGVIKALNTYQNEVSK from the coding sequence ATGGAAAATAGATATATACATTTTGGAATCGTCCTTGGTCTAATAGCAGCTATATCAGCTGGATTACTTGGAGGAGTTAATGATTTCACAAGTAAAGTTATAGCAGAAAATACTAAAAAAATAGTTAATGCTGCAAGAATTGAAGTTTTACCAGAAGCTTCTGATTTTAAAGAAGATGAAGCTAAAGAAGTAGAAGGTATACAATATATACCTGGATTTAATGATGCAGGAGAAATAGTAGGTTATGTTGCATCAGTTACAGAACCAGGTTATGGTGGGGATATTAATTTTGTTGTAGGAATAAATAATGATGCTAAAGTAACAGGTCTAAATGTAGTTACTAGTTCAGAAACTCCTGGATTAGGAGCAAAGATTAATGGAAAAGAATGGCAAGAACACTGGATAGGAAAAGATGCTACTTATGAATTTAACAAATCAGTAGATGCTTTTGCTGGAGCTACAATATCACCTAGAGCTGTTTATACAGGAGTTATAAAGGCATTAAATACTTATCAAAATGAGGTGAGTAAATAA
- a CDS encoding RnfABCDGE type electron transport complex subunit D, with amino-acid sequence MSTILKTGPAPHIRTAETVESVMYDVVIALIPAFAMAIYSFGVRALILTAVSVLTCILTEYLCQKALKRDIEAFDGSAIITGILFAFVVPAIMPLQYVVVGNIVAITLGKMVYGGLGHNIFNPALIGRAFVQASWPVAITTFAYDGMSGATVLDAMKRGIPLSDALIENGNQYLHAFVGQMGGCLGETSSLALLIGGAYLIYKKQIDWRVPAVMIGTVFVLTWAMGADPLMQIFSGGLFLGAFFMATDMVTSPITSKGRVVFALGLGILISLIRMKGGYPEGTAYAILIMNGVVPLIDRYIRPKKFGGVSKNGK; translated from the coding sequence GTGAGTACAATTTTAAAAACAGGACCAGCTCCTCATATTAGAACAGCAGAAACTGTTGAGTCGGTAATGTATGATGTTGTTATAGCATTGATACCAGCATTTGCTATGGCTATATACTCATTTGGAGTGAGAGCTTTGATACTAACTGCTGTATCAGTTTTGACTTGTATACTTACAGAATATCTATGTCAAAAAGCATTAAAAAGAGATATAGAAGCATTTGATGGAAGTGCTATAATAACAGGAATATTATTTGCATTTGTAGTTCCTGCTATTATGCCTTTACAATATGTAGTAGTTGGAAATATAGTGGCAATAACATTAGGAAAAATGGTTTATGGTGGTTTAGGACATAATATTTTTAATCCAGCATTAATAGGAAGAGCATTCGTTCAAGCCTCTTGGCCAGTGGCAATAACAACTTTTGCTTATGATGGAATGTCAGGAGCAACAGTTTTGGATGCAATGAAAAGAGGAATTCCTTTATCAGATGCATTGATAGAAAATGGGAATCAATATCTTCACGCTTTTGTAGGACAAATGGGAGGATGCTTAGGAGAAACTTCTTCTTTGGCATTATTAATAGGTGGAGCATATTTAATTTATAAGAAACAAATAGATTGGAGAGTTCCTGCTGTTATGATAGGAACAGTATTTGTTTTAACTTGGGCAATGGGAGCAGATCCTTTGATGCAAATATTCTCAGGAGGATTATTCTTAGGAGCTTTCTTTATGGCAACTGATATGGTTACAAGCCCAATAACTTCAAAGGGAAGAGTAGTTTTTGCATTGGGATTAGGAATTTTAATTTCTTTAATCAGAATGAAAGGTGGATATCCAGAAGGAACAGCTTATGCTATATTAATAATGAATGGTGTAGTTCCTTTAATTGATAGATATATAAGACCTAAAAAGTTTGGAGGGGTGAGCAAAAATGGAAAATAG